The Enterobacter asburiae genome window below encodes:
- the nuoM gene encoding NADH-quinone oxidoreductase subunit M codes for MLLPWLILIPFIGGFLCWQTERFGVKMPRWIALITMGLTLALGLQLWLQGGYSLTQSAGIPQWQSEFILPWIPRFGITIHLAIDGLSLLMVVLTGLLGVLAVLCSWREIEKYQGFFHLNLMWILGGVIGVFLAIDMFLFFFFWEMMLVPMYFLIALWGHKASDGKTRITAATKFFIYTQASGLVMLIAILALVFVHHNATGTWTFNYEDLLKTPMSHGVEYLLMLGFFIAFAVKMPVVPLHGWLPDAHSQAPTAGSVDLAGILLKTAAYGLLRFALPLFPNASAEFAPIAMWLGVIGIFYGAWMAFTQYDIKRLIAYTSVSHMGFVLIAIYTGSQLAYQGAVIQMIAHGLSAAGLFILCGQLYERLHTRDMRMMGGLWSKIKWLPALSMFFAVATLGMPGTGNFVGEFMILFGSFKVVPVITVISTFGLVFASVYSLAMLHRAYFGKAKSEIAAQELPGMSLRELFIILLLVVLLVLLGFFPQPILDTSHSAMGNIQQWFVNSASTTRP; via the coding sequence ATGTTACTACCCTGGCTAATATTAATTCCCTTCATCGGCGGCTTCCTGTGCTGGCAGACTGAACGCTTTGGCGTGAAGATGCCGCGCTGGATCGCGCTGATCACCATGGGATTGACGCTCGCGCTTGGCCTGCAACTGTGGTTGCAGGGCGGTTACTCACTGACCCAGTCTGCGGGCATTCCGCAGTGGCAGTCTGAGTTCATCCTGCCGTGGATCCCGCGTTTCGGCATTACGATCCACCTGGCGATTGACGGTCTGTCGCTGCTGATGGTGGTGCTGACCGGTCTGCTCGGCGTTCTGGCGGTACTTTGCTCCTGGCGAGAAATCGAAAAATACCAGGGCTTCTTCCACCTGAACCTGATGTGGATCCTGGGCGGCGTGATCGGCGTGTTCCTTGCCATCGACATGTTCCTGTTCTTCTTCTTCTGGGAGATGATGCTGGTGCCGATGTACTTCCTGATCGCGCTGTGGGGCCACAAGGCGTCCGACGGTAAAACGCGTATCACGGCGGCAACCAAGTTCTTCATCTATACCCAGGCGAGTGGTCTGGTGATGTTGATTGCCATTCTGGCGCTGGTGTTTGTTCACCACAACGCGACCGGTACCTGGACCTTCAACTACGAAGATCTGCTGAAGACGCCAATGTCCCACGGCGTTGAATACCTGCTGATGCTGGGCTTCTTCATTGCGTTCGCGGTGAAAATGCCGGTCGTTCCGCTGCACGGCTGGCTGCCAGACGCGCACTCTCAGGCACCAACGGCGGGTTCCGTTGACCTGGCGGGCATCTTGCTGAAAACGGCGGCCTACGGTCTGCTGCGTTTCGCACTGCCGCTGTTCCCGAATGCCTCCGCAGAATTCGCACCGATTGCCATGTGGCTGGGTGTGATCGGTATCTTCTACGGTGCCTGGATGGCCTTCACGCAGTACGACATCAAGCGTCTGATTGCCTACACCTCCGTTTCCCACATGGGCTTCGTGCTGATTGCTATCTACACCGGCAGCCAGCTGGCGTACCAGGGCGCGGTGATCCAGATGATTGCGCACGGTCTGTCCGCAGCCGGCCTCTTCATCCTGTGCGGTCAGCTGTATGAACGTCTGCATACCCGCGACATGCGCATGATGGGCGGTCTGTGGAGCAAAATTAAGTGGCTGCCAGCGCTGTCTATGTTCTTCGCTGTTGCCACTCTGGGGATGCCGGGTACCGGTAACTTCGTCGGCGAATTTATGATTCTGTTCGGCAGCTTCAAAGTGGTACCGGTGATTACCGTGATCTCCACCTTTGGTCTGGTGTTCGCTTCCGTGTACTCGCTGGCGATGCTGCACCGCGCTTACTTCGGTAAAGCGAAGAGCGAAATTGCTGCACAAGAACTGCCGGGGATGTCGCTGCGTGAGCTGTTCATCATCCTGCTGCTGGTCGTACTGCTGGTGCTGCTGGGCTTCTTCCCGCAGCCGATTCTGGATACCTCGCATAGCGCGATGGGTAACATCCAGCAGTGGTTTGTTAATTCTGCTTCTACTACAAGGCCGTAA
- the nuoL gene encoding NADH-quinone oxidoreductase subunit L codes for MNMLALTIIFPLIGFVLLAFSRGRWSENLSATVGIGSIGLAALVTAYAGIDFFNNGRQPFSVPLWTWMSVGDFNIGFNLVLDGLSLTMLSVVTGVGFLIHMFASWYMRGEEGYSRFFAYTNLFIASMVVLVLADNLLLMYLGWEGVGLCSYLLIGFYYTDPKNGAAAMKAFVVTRVGDVFLAFALFILYNELGTLNFREMVELAPAHFAAGNNMLWWATLMLLGGAVGKSAQLPLQTWLADAMAGPTPVSALIHAATMVTAGVYLIARTHGLFLMTPEILHLVGIVGAVTLVLAGFAALVQTDIKRVLAYSTMSQIGYMFLALGVQAWDAAIFHLMTHAFFKALLFLSSGSVILACHHEQNIFKMGGLRKSIPLVYICFLVGGAALAALPLITAGFFSKDEILAGAMANGHINLMVAGLVGAFMTSLYTFRMIFIVFHGKEQIHAHAGKGITHHLPLIVLLVLSTFVGAMIVPPLQGVLPDTTELEHGRVLTLEITSGVVAIAGILIAAWLWLGKRTLVTAVANSAPGRLLGTWWYNAWGFDWLYDMIFVKPFLGIAWLLKRDPLNSLMNIPAILSRFAGKGLLYSENGYLRWYVASMSIGAVVVLALLMVLR; via the coding sequence ATGAACATGCTTGCCTTAACCATTATTTTTCCGCTGATTGGCTTCGTGCTGCTGGCGTTTTCTCGCGGCCGCTGGTCTGAGAATCTGTCTGCGACCGTGGGCATTGGCTCCATCGGCCTGGCTGCGCTGGTGACAGCGTATGCGGGTATCGACTTCTTTAACAACGGACGTCAGCCTTTCAGCGTGCCGCTGTGGACGTGGATGTCGGTCGGTGATTTCAACATCGGCTTCAACCTGGTGCTGGACGGCCTCTCGCTGACCATGCTCTCCGTGGTTACCGGCGTTGGCTTCCTGATCCACATGTTCGCCTCCTGGTATATGCGCGGTGAAGAGGGTTACTCCCGCTTCTTCGCCTACACCAACCTGTTTATCGCCAGCATGGTGGTTCTGGTCCTGGCCGATAACCTGCTGCTGATGTATCTGGGCTGGGAAGGCGTGGGTCTGTGTTCTTACCTGCTGATCGGTTTCTACTACACCGATCCGAAGAATGGCGCAGCGGCCATGAAAGCGTTCGTCGTAACCCGCGTGGGTGACGTCTTCCTCGCTTTCGCGCTGTTCATTCTTTACAACGAGCTGGGCACGCTGAACTTCCGCGAAATGGTGGAACTGGCGCCAGCGCACTTCGCCGCAGGCAACAACATGCTGTGGTGGGCAACGCTGATGCTGCTGGGTGGTGCCGTGGGTAAATCCGCGCAGCTGCCGTTGCAGACATGGCTGGCCGACGCGATGGCGGGTCCAACCCCTGTCTCCGCGCTGATCCACGCCGCGACCATGGTGACCGCCGGTGTTTACCTGATTGCGCGTACCCATGGCCTGTTCCTGATGACCCCGGAAATTCTGCATCTGGTGGGTATCGTTGGTGCGGTAACGCTGGTGCTGGCAGGCTTTGCCGCGCTGGTGCAGACCGACATCAAACGCGTCCTCGCGTATTCCACCATGAGCCAGATTGGTTACATGTTCCTGGCGCTGGGCGTTCAGGCGTGGGACGCAGCCATTTTCCACCTGATGACGCACGCGTTCTTTAAAGCGCTGCTGTTCCTCTCATCCGGTTCCGTGATTCTGGCCTGCCATCACGAGCAGAACATCTTCAAGATGGGCGGACTGCGTAAATCCATCCCGCTGGTTTATATCTGCTTCCTGGTAGGCGGCGCGGCGCTGGCGGCACTGCCGCTGATCACCGCGGGCTTCTTCAGTAAGGACGAAATCCTTGCGGGTGCCATGGCGAATGGTCATATCAATCTGATGGTTGCGGGTCTGGTCGGTGCGTTCATGACCTCCCTGTATACCTTCCGTATGATTTTCATCGTATTCCACGGTAAAGAACAAATTCACGCTCACGCAGGGAAGGGAATTACCCACCACCTGCCGCTGATTGTGCTGCTGGTACTGTCCACCTTCGTTGGCGCGATGATTGTGCCGCCGCTGCAGGGCGTACTGCCAGACACCACCGAGCTTGAGCACGGTCGCGTTCTGACGCTTGAAATCACCTCGGGCGTGGTCGCTATCGCGGGCATCCTGATCGCTGCATGGCTGTGGCTGGGCAAACGTACGCTGGTGACTGCTGTTGCCAACAGCGCGCCGGGCCGTCTGCTGGGCACCTGGTGGTACAACGCGTGGGGCTTCGACTGGCTGTACGACATGATCTTCGTTAAGCCGTTCCTGGGCATTGCGTGGCTGCTGAAGCGCGACCCGCTGAACAGCCTGATGAATATCCCGGCGATCCTTTCCCGCTTTGCAGGCAAAGGCCTGCTGTACAGCGAGAACGGTTACCTGCGCTGGTATGTGGCGTCCATGAGCATCGGTGCGGTTGTCGTGCTGGCGCTGCTGATGGTGTTGCGTTGA
- the nuoK gene encoding NADH-quinone oxidoreductase subunit NuoK has protein sequence MIPLTHGLILAAILFVLGLTGLVIRRNLLFMLIGLEIMINASALAFVVAGSYWGQTDGQVMYILAISLAAAEASIGLALLLQLHRRRQNLNIDSVSELRG, from the coding sequence ATGATCCCCTTAACACATGGACTGATCCTCGCTGCGATTTTATTCGTCCTGGGTCTGACCGGTCTGGTTATCCGCCGCAATCTGCTGTTTATGCTGATCGGTTTGGAAATCATGATTAACGCCTCCGCGCTGGCCTTCGTGGTCGCCGGAAGCTACTGGGGCCAGACCGATGGTCAGGTGATGTACATTCTCGCCATCAGCCTCGCGGCTGCCGAAGCGAGTATTGGCCTGGCGCTGTTGCTGCAGCTCCATCGTCGCCGCCAGAACCTGAACATCGATTCAGTAAGTGAGTTGCGTGGATGA
- the nuoJ gene encoding NADH-quinone oxidoreductase subunit J encodes MEFAFYICGLIAILATLRVITHTNPVHALLYLIISLLAISGVFFALGAHFAGALEIIVYAGAIMVLFVFVVMMLNLGGSEIEQERQWLKPQVWIGPAILSAIMLVVIVYAILGVNDQGIDGTPIGAKEVGITLFGPYVLAVELASMLLLAGLVVAFHVGREERVGEVLSNRTDDRAKRKMEERA; translated from the coding sequence ATGGAATTCGCTTTTTATATCTGTGGCCTTATCGCCATCCTGGCTACGCTACGAGTGATTACGCACACCAATCCGGTGCATGCGCTGCTGTACTTAATCATCTCGCTGCTGGCCATTTCCGGGGTGTTCTTCGCACTGGGCGCGCACTTCGCCGGTGCGCTGGAAATCATCGTCTACGCCGGGGCCATCATGGTGCTGTTCGTGTTCGTGGTGATGATGCTGAACCTGGGCGGCTCTGAAATTGAGCAGGAACGTCAGTGGTTAAAACCGCAGGTGTGGATTGGCCCGGCAATTTTGTCGGCCATCATGCTGGTGGTGATTGTTTACGCCATTCTGGGCGTAAACGATCAGGGCATCGACGGCACGCCGATTGGCGCGAAAGAGGTCGGTATTACGCTCTTTGGCCCATACGTTCTGGCGGTTGAACTGGCCTCAATGCTGCTGCTGGCAGGTCTGGTTGTTGCTTTCCACGTTGGCCGCGAAGAGCGTGTTGGTGAGGTGCTGAGCAACCGCACTGACGACCGCGCGAAAAGAAAAATGGAGGAGCGCGCATGA
- the nuoI gene encoding NADH-quinone oxidoreductase subunit NuoI, whose protein sequence is MTLKELLVGFGTQVRSIWMIGLHAFAKRETRMYPEEPVYLPPRYRGRIVLTRDPDGSERCVACNLCAVACPVGCISLQKAETVDGRWYPEFFRINFSRCIFCGLCEEACPTTAIQLTPDFELGEYKRQDLVYEKEDLLISGPGKYPEYNFYRMAGMAIDGKDKGEAENEAKPIDVKSLLP, encoded by the coding sequence ATGACCTTAAAAGAATTACTGGTAGGCTTCGGTACCCAGGTACGCAGTATCTGGATGATCGGCCTGCACGCGTTTGCCAAACGCGAAACCCGGATGTACCCGGAAGAGCCGGTATATCTGCCGCCGCGCTACCGTGGCCGTATCGTGCTGACGCGAGACCCGGACGGTTCCGAGCGCTGCGTTGCCTGTAACCTGTGTGCGGTAGCGTGTCCGGTAGGCTGTATCTCTCTGCAGAAAGCAGAGACGGTAGACGGCCGCTGGTACCCTGAGTTCTTCCGCATCAACTTCTCACGCTGCATCTTCTGCGGTCTGTGTGAAGAAGCGTGCCCAACCACGGCGATTCAGCTGACTCCAGACTTCGAGCTGGGTGAGTACAAGCGTCAGGACCTGGTGTACGAGAAAGAGGATCTGCTGATTTCCGGTCCGGGCAAATACCCGGAATATAACTTCTACCGGATGGCGGGTATGGCAATCGACGGCAAAGATAAGGGCGAAGCAGAGAACGAAGCTAAGCCTATCGACGTCAAGAGCCTGTTACCGTAA
- the nuoH gene encoding NADH-quinone oxidoreductase subunit NuoH — MSWLTPDLIDILLSILKAIVILLVVVTCGAFMSFGERRLLGLFQNRYGPNRVGWGGSLQLVADMIKMFFKEDWIPRFSDRVIFTLAPMIAFTSLLLAFAIVPVSPTWVVADLNIGILFFLMMAGLAVYAVLFAGWSSNNKYSLLGAMRASAQTLSYEVFLGLSLMGVVAQAGSFNMTDIVNNQADIWNVIPQFFGFITFAIAGVAVCHRHPFDQPEAEQELADGYHIEYSGMKFGLFFVGEYIGIVTISALMVTLFFGGWHGPFLPPFIWFALKTAFFMMMFILIRAALPRPRYDQVMSFGWKVCLPLTLVNLLVTAAVILWQQP, encoded by the coding sequence ATGAGTTGGTTAACGCCGGATCTTATCGACATCCTGCTGAGCATTCTGAAAGCGATTGTTATTCTGCTGGTGGTGGTCACCTGCGGCGCGTTCATGAGCTTTGGTGAACGTCGTCTGCTCGGTCTGTTCCAGAACCGTTACGGACCGAACCGCGTGGGCTGGGGTGGTTCACTCCAGCTGGTCGCGGACATGATCAAGATGTTCTTTAAAGAGGACTGGATCCCGCGCTTCTCGGACCGCGTGATCTTTACTCTGGCACCGATGATCGCCTTCACCTCGCTGCTGCTGGCGTTTGCTATCGTTCCGGTTAGCCCGACCTGGGTGGTCGCTGACCTGAACATCGGCATTCTATTCTTCCTGATGATGGCAGGCCTCGCGGTTTACGCGGTGCTGTTCGCCGGCTGGTCCAGTAACAACAAATACTCGCTGCTGGGTGCGATGCGTGCTTCCGCGCAGACGCTGAGCTACGAAGTGTTCCTGGGGCTCTCCCTGATGGGCGTGGTGGCGCAGGCCGGTTCATTCAACATGACCGACATCGTCAATAACCAGGCCGACATCTGGAACGTTATTCCGCAGTTCTTTGGGTTTATTACCTTTGCAATCGCGGGCGTGGCCGTGTGTCACCGTCACCCGTTTGACCAGCCAGAAGCCGAACAGGAACTGGCCGACGGTTACCACATCGAATATTCCGGTATGAAATTCGGTCTGTTCTTTGTGGGCGAGTACATCGGTATCGTCACCATTTCCGCGTTGATGGTAACGCTGTTCTTCGGTGGCTGGCATGGCCCGTTCTTACCGCCGTTCATCTGGTTCGCGCTGAAAACCGCGTTCTTCATGATGATGTTCATTTTGATTCGCGCAGCGTTACCGCGTCCGCGTTATGACCAGGTAATGTCCTTCGGCTGGAAAGTGTGCCTGCCGTTGACGCTCGTCAACTTGTTGGTAACGGCTGCTGTCATTCTCTGGCAGCAGCCATAA